From Sparus aurata chromosome 9, fSpaAur1.1, whole genome shotgun sequence, a single genomic window includes:
- the ehhadh gene encoding peroxisomal bifunctional enzyme isoform X2, translated as MARLGLPEVTLGLLPAAAGSQRLPRLIGVPAALNLITTGRHVTAAEALQLGIVDQVTDHDTVDTAVKFALNVAGQSLDARRISTFPCPRPAELDALFEDAMQKVRKSARGAIAPVACVQAVRAAATLPYAEGLERERELMATLFNSGQARALQYCFFAQRAVGRWSTPSGARWDTSKPVPVPKAAVIGLGTMGRGIAVALAQTGLSVVAVETQEKQMMEAKQAVSGMLERGAKRRGVAPVSDKISYSGNIRAVADVDLVIEAVFEDMAVKEKLFQQLSAICKPGALLCTNTSALDVDHLASQTRNPELVVGMHFFAPAHVMKLLEVVYGRRSSTQAVATAMQLGKKMGKVSVAVGNCRGFVGNRMLKPYIEQAFYLLEEGATPELVDRALEEFGFSMGVFRMSDLSGLDVGWRVRKGDGLVEPGLASGPSARVRQGRRYSPLGDLLCEQGRFGQKTGRGWYQYEKPGGRVARSDPWLHSFLEGYRARHGLVARRIDHEEVLERCLYALINEGFHILEDGIAAGPEDIDVIYVFGYGWPRHRGGPMFYAGMVGLAKVLERLEHYHQAHPDVPHLQPCSLLRRLVASGSPPIHKWREVIRKLHSHL; from the exons ATG GCCAGACTGGGGCTTCCAGAGGTGACTCTGGGTCTTCTGCCAGCGGCAGCAGGAAGCCAACGTCTGCCAAGGCTTATCGGGGTCCCAGCTGCCTTGAACCTTATCACCACAG GCCGCCATGTGACTGCTGCTGAGGCACTTCAACTTGGAATAGTGGATCAGGTTACTGATCACGACACTGTGGACACAGCTGTGAAGTTTGCCCTGAATGTTGCAG gtCAGTCTTTGGATGCCCGTCGTATCAGCACTTTCCCGTGCCCGCGCCCGGCTGAACTGGATGCTCTGTTCGAGGATGCGATGCAGAAGGTGCGTAAGAGCGCCCGTGGAGCTATAGCACCAGTTGCATGTGTCCAGGCAGTGCGGGCGGCTGCCACCCTGCCTTATGCTGAAGGGCTGGAGCGGGAGAGAGAGCTGATGGCCACTCTCTTCAACTCAGGCCAGGCCCGAGCGCTGCAGTACTGTTTCTTTGCACAGAGAGCCGTCGGCAGGTGGAGCACACCCAGCGGCGCCCGCTGGGACACAAGCAAGCCTGTGCCTGTGCCTAAGGCAGCTGTCATTG GTCTCGGCACCATGGGGAGAGGCATTGCAGTGGCCCTGGCTCAGACGGGGTTGTCTGTGGTTGCCGTAGAGACCCAGGAAAAACAGATGATGGAGGCAAAGCAGGCGGTGTCCGGCATGTTGGAGCGAGGGGCTAAGAGACGTGGTGTGGCTCCTGTGTCTGATAAGATCAGTTACAGCGGGAACATTCGGGCTGTGGCAGACGTCGACCTGGTCATCGAGGCTGTTTTTGAGGACATGGCCGTGAAGGAGAAACTcttccagcagctgtctgcCATCTGTAAACCAGGCGCTCTCCTTTGCACCAATACCTCTGCACTCGATGTAGACCACCTGGCCTCACAAACCCGCAACCCAGAGCTGGTGGTCGGGATGCACTTCTTTGCCCCCGCCCATGTCATGAAGCTGCTGGAGGTGGTGTATGGGCGGCGCTCCTCTACTCAGGCCGTGGCCACCGCCATGCAGCTGGGGAAGAAAATGGGCAAGGTGAGCGTGGCTGTTGGGAACTGTCGCGGCTTTGTCGGGAACCGCATGCTGAAGCCGTACATTGAGCAAGCTTTCTACCTGTTGGAGGAGGGAGCTACACCCGAGCTGGTAGATCGAGCACTGGAGGAGTTTGGTTTCAGCATGGGTGTGTTCAGGATGTCTGACCTCTCTGGGCTTGACGTGGGCTGGAGAGTTAGGAAGGGAGATGGGCTGGTGGAGCCCGGCTTGGCATCAGGGCCATCAGCTAGAGTCCGACAAGGCCGCAGGTACAGCCCGCTGGGAGACCTGCTGTGTGAGCAGGGGCGGTTTGGCCAGAAAACAGGCCGGGGATGGTACCAGTATGAGAAACCTGGCGGTCGAGTTGCCAGGTCTGATCCATGGCTGCACAGCTTTCTTGAGGGATACCGAGCCCGGCACGGCCTGGTGGCCCGACGTATAGACCACGAGGAGGTGCTGGAGCGCTGCCTTTACGCCCTGATCAACGAGGGCTTCCACATCCTGGAGGACGGAATAGCTGCCGGACCCGAAGACATCGATGTCATCTATGTGTTTGGCTACGGATGGCCCAGGCACCGTGGAGGTCCCATGTTCTACGCTGGCATGGTGGGGCTGGCGAAGGTCCTGGAGAGGCTGGAGCACTACCACCAGGCTCACCCTGACGTGCCCCACCTGCAGCCCTGCAGCCTCCTCAGGAGGCTGGTGGCCAGCGGCAGCCCGCCCATCCACAAGTGGAGAGAAGTCATCAGGAAACTCCACAGCCATCTTTAA
- the ehhadh gene encoding peroxisomal bifunctional enzyme isoform X1, with protein MAQLSIVSGSVGLITLQNPPVNALSAAVRQGIVDTVEKALSDPKVKSVVIRGQNGVFCGGADIKEFGTKMTGPHLIPMIHAIEAGNKPMVAAIEGSALGGGLELALGCHYRVAHSKARLGLPEVTLGLLPAAAGSQRLPRLIGVPAALNLITTGRHVTAAEALQLGIVDQVTDHDTVDTAVKFALNVAGQSLDARRISTFPCPRPAELDALFEDAMQKVRKSARGAIAPVACVQAVRAAATLPYAEGLERERELMATLFNSGQARALQYCFFAQRAVGRWSTPSGARWDTSKPVPVPKAAVIGLGTMGRGIAVALAQTGLSVVAVETQEKQMMEAKQAVSGMLERGAKRRGVAPVSDKISYSGNIRAVADVDLVIEAVFEDMAVKEKLFQQLSAICKPGALLCTNTSALDVDHLASQTRNPELVVGMHFFAPAHVMKLLEVVYGRRSSTQAVATAMQLGKKMGKVSVAVGNCRGFVGNRMLKPYIEQAFYLLEEGATPELVDRALEEFGFSMGVFRMSDLSGLDVGWRVRKGDGLVEPGLASGPSARVRQGRRYSPLGDLLCEQGRFGQKTGRGWYQYEKPGGRVARSDPWLHSFLEGYRARHGLVARRIDHEEVLERCLYALINEGFHILEDGIAAGPEDIDVIYVFGYGWPRHRGGPMFYAGMVGLAKVLERLEHYHQAHPDVPHLQPCSLLRRLVASGSPPIHKWREVIRKLHSHL; from the exons TGCAGCGGTGAGGCAGGGCATCGTTGACACAGTCGAGAAAGCACTCAGTGATCCAAAGGTGAAGTCTGTGGTTATCCGTGGCCAGAATGGAGTTTTCTGTGGAG GGGCAGATATCAAGGAGTTTGGGACAAAGATGACAGGGCCTCATCTGATACCGATGATCCACGCCATCGAGGCTGGGAACAAGCCAATGGTGGCGGCCATAGAGGGGAGCGCTTTAGGTGGAGGCCTCGAGTTGGCGCTTGGCTGTCATTATCGAGTCGCACACTCTAAA GCCAGACTGGGGCTTCCAGAGGTGACTCTGGGTCTTCTGCCAGCGGCAGCAGGAAGCCAACGTCTGCCAAGGCTTATCGGGGTCCCAGCTGCCTTGAACCTTATCACCACAG GCCGCCATGTGACTGCTGCTGAGGCACTTCAACTTGGAATAGTGGATCAGGTTACTGATCACGACACTGTGGACACAGCTGTGAAGTTTGCCCTGAATGTTGCAG gtCAGTCTTTGGATGCCCGTCGTATCAGCACTTTCCCGTGCCCGCGCCCGGCTGAACTGGATGCTCTGTTCGAGGATGCGATGCAGAAGGTGCGTAAGAGCGCCCGTGGAGCTATAGCACCAGTTGCATGTGTCCAGGCAGTGCGGGCGGCTGCCACCCTGCCTTATGCTGAAGGGCTGGAGCGGGAGAGAGAGCTGATGGCCACTCTCTTCAACTCAGGCCAGGCCCGAGCGCTGCAGTACTGTTTCTTTGCACAGAGAGCCGTCGGCAGGTGGAGCACACCCAGCGGCGCCCGCTGGGACACAAGCAAGCCTGTGCCTGTGCCTAAGGCAGCTGTCATTG GTCTCGGCACCATGGGGAGAGGCATTGCAGTGGCCCTGGCTCAGACGGGGTTGTCTGTGGTTGCCGTAGAGACCCAGGAAAAACAGATGATGGAGGCAAAGCAGGCGGTGTCCGGCATGTTGGAGCGAGGGGCTAAGAGACGTGGTGTGGCTCCTGTGTCTGATAAGATCAGTTACAGCGGGAACATTCGGGCTGTGGCAGACGTCGACCTGGTCATCGAGGCTGTTTTTGAGGACATGGCCGTGAAGGAGAAACTcttccagcagctgtctgcCATCTGTAAACCAGGCGCTCTCCTTTGCACCAATACCTCTGCACTCGATGTAGACCACCTGGCCTCACAAACCCGCAACCCAGAGCTGGTGGTCGGGATGCACTTCTTTGCCCCCGCCCATGTCATGAAGCTGCTGGAGGTGGTGTATGGGCGGCGCTCCTCTACTCAGGCCGTGGCCACCGCCATGCAGCTGGGGAAGAAAATGGGCAAGGTGAGCGTGGCTGTTGGGAACTGTCGCGGCTTTGTCGGGAACCGCATGCTGAAGCCGTACATTGAGCAAGCTTTCTACCTGTTGGAGGAGGGAGCTACACCCGAGCTGGTAGATCGAGCACTGGAGGAGTTTGGTTTCAGCATGGGTGTGTTCAGGATGTCTGACCTCTCTGGGCTTGACGTGGGCTGGAGAGTTAGGAAGGGAGATGGGCTGGTGGAGCCCGGCTTGGCATCAGGGCCATCAGCTAGAGTCCGACAAGGCCGCAGGTACAGCCCGCTGGGAGACCTGCTGTGTGAGCAGGGGCGGTTTGGCCAGAAAACAGGCCGGGGATGGTACCAGTATGAGAAACCTGGCGGTCGAGTTGCCAGGTCTGATCCATGGCTGCACAGCTTTCTTGAGGGATACCGAGCCCGGCACGGCCTGGTGGCCCGACGTATAGACCACGAGGAGGTGCTGGAGCGCTGCCTTTACGCCCTGATCAACGAGGGCTTCCACATCCTGGAGGACGGAATAGCTGCCGGACCCGAAGACATCGATGTCATCTATGTGTTTGGCTACGGATGGCCCAGGCACCGTGGAGGTCCCATGTTCTACGCTGGCATGGTGGGGCTGGCGAAGGTCCTGGAGAGGCTGGAGCACTACCACCAGGCTCACCCTGACGTGCCCCACCTGCAGCCCTGCAGCCTCCTCAGGAGGCTGGTGGCCAGCGGCAGCCCGCCCATCCACAAGTGGAGAGAAGTCATCAGGAAACTCCACAGCCATCTTTAA